From Chryseobacterium gallinarum, one genomic window encodes:
- a CDS encoding DUF6759 domain-containing protein — MKKLLVFTGISLVLTSCNTINYGGYPIRNSYPARNSGSVANTEREYNELMKTYKPETAEVLTDLLNNDDPSNPRTSISVNNKSSCNMVLTISGNNFFRKIPIGAGKIGYAMVPRNQNYRLSGMLCNSSYQSTKYITSSYNISLSQ, encoded by the coding sequence ATGAAAAAGCTATTAGTTTTTACCGGGATTTCATTAGTCTTAACCAGCTGTAATACGATTAATTATGGCGGTTATCCGATAAGAAATTCCTATCCTGCCCGTAACTCCGGTAGTGTTGCTAATACAGAAAGAGAATACAATGAGCTGATGAAGACCTATAAACCGGAAACAGCTGAAGTACTTACGGATCTTCTGAATAATGACGATCCCTCCAATCCGAGGACCTCTATTTCCGTAAACAATAAATCTTCCTGTAATATGGTGCTTACTATAAGTGGAAATAATTTCTTCAGGAAAATTCCCATCGGAGCAGGAAAAATAGGCTATGCAATGGTTCCCAGGAATCAGAATTACAGGTTATCCGGAATGCTCTGCAATTCTTCCTATCAATCAACCAAGTATATAACCAGTTCTTATAATATAAGTCTTTCACAATAA
- the trmB gene encoding tRNA (guanosine(46)-N7)-methyltransferase TrmB, translating to MGKNKLARFAENKILPNVIQPTREEALSGFELEGKWRENFFKNDNPIVLELGCGKGEYSVGLAKTFPEKNFIGIDIKGARFWFGAKEAVENNMNNVAFLRTQIELVDYFFAENEVDEIWITFPDPQIKYKRTKHRLTHPDFLNRYKKFLKPGGIIHLKTDSEFLHGYTLGYLQGAGYEIITAHHDIYGAPEYDPDTPHLRDIKTYYEELFSAKGKTITYIKFRIS from the coding sequence ATGGGCAAGAATAAATTAGCAAGATTTGCAGAAAACAAGATATTACCGAATGTAATTCAACCTACAAGAGAAGAGGCTTTAAGCGGCTTTGAACTCGAAGGGAAATGGAGAGAAAATTTCTTTAAAAATGATAACCCGATTGTCCTGGAATTAGGCTGTGGTAAAGGAGAATATTCCGTAGGACTTGCCAAGACATTTCCTGAAAAGAACTTTATCGGGATTGATATTAAGGGGGCAAGATTCTGGTTTGGAGCAAAGGAAGCTGTAGAAAACAACATGAACAATGTGGCTTTTTTAAGAACACAGATTGAGCTTGTTGATTATTTTTTTGCTGAAAATGAAGTCGATGAAATATGGATTACTTTCCCGGATCCACAAATCAAGTATAAAAGGACAAAACACAGATTGACCCATCCGGATTTTCTAAACCGGTATAAAAAATTCCTGAAACCAGGCGGTATTATCCATTTAAAAACCGATTCCGAATTTTTGCATGGCTATACTCTGGGCTATTTACAAGGTGCAGGATATGAAATCATTACTGCTCATCATGACATCTACGGAGCACCTGAATACGATCCGGACACACCACATCTGAGGGATATCAAAACGTATTATGAGGAATTATTTTCTGCTAAAGGAAAAACCATTACTTATATAAAATTCCGGATAAGCTGA
- a CDS encoding DUF6759 domain-containing protein: MKKNFLTILILFFTFLIPGLTNAQKGSKDILKSTNIKEIEEYLRNTHPDDPKRSVLKPKLIALKNAEWTKGARTAKPMETRPVISDIPKNVMRNPDSNDAEEFKRLLVESTSEHKEKTVKLLNAMFNEDITRKEAILLFRNNSDCNIVLRVEGKDYYNLAVPAHGENFVVINKGSYTLSSNVCDMKYTSLKDIKKSIFVTIDNPMQPETEQKPVQKEIVSKKNPKKRKVKK; the protein is encoded by the coding sequence ATGAAAAAAAATTTTTTAACGATTTTAATTTTATTCTTCACATTTCTAATTCCCGGCCTTACAAACGCTCAGAAAGGCAGCAAAGACATTCTGAAAAGCACAAATATCAAAGAAATTGAAGAATACCTAAGGAACACCCACCCGGATGATCCAAAAAGAAGCGTTCTGAAGCCTAAACTTATCGCCCTAAAAAATGCAGAGTGGACCAAAGGAGCCCGTACAGCCAAGCCTATGGAAACAAGACCTGTTATCTCAGACATTCCAAAGAATGTGATGAGAAATCCTGATTCCAATGATGCGGAAGAATTTAAACGGCTTCTTGTAGAATCTACTTCAGAGCATAAAGAGAAAACCGTAAAGCTTCTGAATGCGATGTTCAATGAAGATATCACCCGTAAAGAAGCCATTCTCTTATTCAGAAATAATTCAGATTGCAACATTGTTCTCCGGGTTGAAGGAAAAGACTATTATAATCTTGCCGTTCCAGCTCATGGAGAGAACTTCGTTGTCATCAATAAAGGGTCTTATACCCTCAGCAGTAATGTCTGTGACATGAAATACACTTCTTTGAAAGACATTAAAAAAAGTATCTTTGTAACGATTGATAATCCTATGCAACCTGAAACGGAACAAAAACCTGTGCAAAAGGAAATTGTAAGTAAAAAAAACCCGAAAAAAAGAAAAGTAAAAAAATAA
- a CDS encoding DUF6759 domain-containing protein yields the protein MKKILLLLGSILFFNLSAQKKGKDYSEIMKSNNIYEINAFLRDAHPDDPRRSVLKPRVMEMMKEYIKNAHPEDQKVKDMQEMLALLRRRPSTKITFDEMNAIIKQKQIAKYKAELAAKKPTETYIPSNAQNTFVVNTAANAAIPNAEAEEFNMLMNVSPIEHQNKTVKILNSLFDNDPNAKECIVLIQNQSDCNIIVRMEGVGNTKYRLAVPAHKDNSIVVEKGQYLFTSLVCGAQYASQKTIQKPIMVALGSATAQ from the coding sequence ATGAAAAAAATTCTTTTACTCCTTGGCTCGATTCTGTTTTTCAATCTTTCTGCACAAAAAAAAGGGAAAGACTATAGTGAAATCATGAAGAGCAACAATATCTATGAAATCAATGCTTTTCTAAGGGACGCCCATCCCGATGATCCCCGGCGTTCTGTCTTAAAGCCGAGGGTTATGGAAATGATGAAAGAATACATCAAAAACGCTCATCCCGAAGATCAAAAGGTAAAAGATATGCAGGAAATGCTGGCTTTGTTAAGAAGACGGCCTTCCACCAAGATCACTTTTGATGAAATGAATGCCATTATCAAGCAAAAACAGATTGCCAAATATAAAGCTGAACTTGCAGCCAAAAAACCAACGGAAACTTATATTCCAAGCAACGCACAAAATACTTTTGTTGTAAATACAGCAGCCAATGCAGCTATTCCCAATGCAGAAGCAGAGGAATTCAATATGCTGATGAATGTTTCCCCTATTGAACATCAAAACAAAACCGTTAAGATCCTTAATTCCTTATTTGATAATGATCCCAATGCCAAAGAATGCATAGTCCTCATTCAGAATCAATCTGACTGTAATATCATTGTAAGAATGGAAGGAGTAGGGAATACAAAATACAGGCTTGCTGTTCCGGCTCATAAAGACAATTCAATTGTAGTGGAAAAAGGGCAATACCTTTTCACAAGTTTGGTATGTGGAGCACAGTATGCATCACAAAAAACTATTCAAAAACCAATCATGGTTGCCTTAGGCAGCGCAACAGCACAATAA